In Leishmania donovani BPK282A1 complete genome, chromosome 18, a genomic segment contains:
- a CDS encoding 60S ribosomal protein L7, putative, with the protein MGKNPPKWLPGERVKETILLQRKSVEQLRADRVLRKDKLQERRERHKNKLDAKRKRKLSTKKFISAQTILKHAQRKENQGRKFQKIGEKVEGRRRHVNFGELKKRLRESPVRLVVRAKGSQIPPEVAAAFRKLGLLKIYSARLISLTPRTEKLIEQLTPFSIVGQPDRAQVESLLRTRGSLYNEETQTKRLISGNLLLEQALGQYNVLCIEDLVETIATHGEHVEEVLRHIAPFDFHPPRQLFIERHRSVHQKLEIVNKHSFAAYLSDQLQQITVEKQCKTAAAAKKSTTVAVKRKAA; encoded by the coding sequence ATGGGAAAGAACCCGCCGAAGTGGCTGCCGGGCGAGCGCGTGAAGGAGACCATTCTTCTGCAGCGCAAGTCCGTTGAGCAGCTGCGTGCTGATCGCGTGCTGCGTAAGGAtaagctgcaggagcgccgtGAGCGCCACAAGAACAAGTTAGACGCGAAGCGCAAGCGCAAGCTTTCGACGAAGAAGTTTATCTCCGCTCAGACGATCCTgaagcacgcgcagcgcaagGAGAATCAAGGACGCAAGTTCCAGAAGATCGGCGAGAAGGTcgagggccgccgccgccatgtGAATTTCGGGGAACTGAAGAAGCGGCTGCGTGAGAGCCCGGTACGGCTCGTGGTGCGCGCGAAGGGGTCGCAGATCCcgccggaggtggcggcggccttcaGAAAGCTGGGCCTTCTCAAGATCTACTCGGCACGCCTGATCAGCCTgacgccacgcacggagaaGCTCATTGAGCAGTTGACACCCTTCTCGATTGTTGGCCAGCCGGACAGGGCTCAGGTGGAGTCGCTCCTTCGCACCCGCGGCTCCTTGTACAACGAGGAGACGCAGACGAAGCGGCTCATCAGCGGCAacctgctgctggagcaggcaCTGGGCCAGTACAACGTGCTGTGCATTGAAGATCTTGTAGAGACCATTGCCACGCATGGCGAACACGTAGAGGAAGTTCTCCGCCACATAGCGCCCTTTGACTTCCACCCGCCTCGCCAGCTCTTCATCGAGCGCCACCGTTCCGTTCACCAGAAGCTGGAGATCGTCAACAAGCACTCCTTCGCCGCGTACCTATCAgaccagctgcagcagatcaCGGTCGAGAAGCAGTGCaagactgctgctgcggcgaagAAGTCCACGACGGTGGCTGTGAAGCGCAAGGCCGCCTAA
- a CDS encoding UDP-galactopyranose mutase, which produces MSADKKVVIIGAGPTGLGAAVRLMELKHANFHLYDGGAVPGGLSRSVLDEKGFLWDMGGHVIFSHYAYFDDVMNLAISDWNTLQRESWVRCSGAWVPYPFQSNIHRLPPEVRDTCLKGIEEAEAARAVAAQEKPQNFAEYVSRHFGEGIAEVFMRPYNFKVWAVPLHVMSTEWVGERVAAVNVERIRENIQLKRDDIGWGPNATFRFPKSGGTGAIYKAVWKMIPEAHKTLGPQCRVTKVNPITKTLTMASGEAVSYDALVSTMPLDDLLLAVAAGVEEDAETASASALKSPRLREIAEKMVYSSTHIIGIGVKGCPPPEMRTACWLYFPDDGIPFYRATIFSRYADTNAPEGHWSILLEVSQNVQYKPVNVDTVVEDCIAGLRTATLLRPEDEIVSRWHHIEKKGYPIPFVGRNELLEEVQPVLRDKYQIYSRGRFGAWRYEVANQDHSLMQGVEAVGHIFHGTDEDTVHKPEKVNTQRGEMRCTLSSTAS; this is translated from the coding sequence ATGAGCGCTGACAAGAAGGTGGTCATAATTGGCGCCGGTCCAACcggcctcggcgctgctgtgcgtttGATGGAGCTCAAGCACGCCAACTTCCATCTctacgacggcggcgccgtcccTGGCGGCCTCTCGCGCAGCGTCCTCGACGAAAAAGGTTTCTTATGGGACATGGGTGGCCACGTCATCTTTTCCCACTACGCGTACTTTGACGATGTCATGAACCTCGCCATCTCTGACTGGAACACGCTCCAGCGCGAGTCATGGGTGCGCTGCTCCGGCGCCTGGGTGCCATACCCGTTTCAGAGCAACATTCACCGCCTCCCACCGGAGGTGCGAGACACTTGCCTGAAAGGTATtgaggaggccgaggcggcgcgtgctgtcgccgcgcagGAGAAGCCGCAGAACTTCGCCGAGTATGTCTCGCGTCATTTTGGCGAGGGCATCGCCGAGGTTTTCATGCGCCCGTACAACTTTAAGGTGTGGGCAGTACCGCTGCATGTGATGAGCACGGAGTGGGTTGGCGAGCGCGTGGCCGCTGTGAACGTTGAGCGCATCAGGGAGAACATCCAACTCAAGCGCGATGACATTGGCTGGGGCCCCAACGCCACTTTCCGGTTCCCGAAGTCGggtggcaccggcgccatCTACAAGGCCGTGTGGAAGATGATCCCAGAGGCGCACAAGACGCTTGGTCCACAGTGCCGCGTCACCAAGGTGAACCCGATTACGAAGACGCTGACAATGGCGAGTGGCGAGGCGGTGTCGTACGATGCGCTTGTCTCCACGATGCCGCTAGATGATCTTCTtctcgccgtggcggccggagtggaggaggatgcaGAGACCGCGTCAGCGTCGGCGCTCAAatcgccgcggctgcgcgagatTGCTGAAAAGATGGTTTACAGTTCCACCCACATCATCGGCATCGGCGTGAAAGGGTGCCCGCCACCAGAGATGCGGACGGCGTGCTGGCTGTACTTTCCGGACGACGGTATTCCGTTCTACCGCGCGACGATCTTCTCCCGCTACGCGGACACAAACGCGCCGGAGGGGCACTGGAGCATCCTGCTGGAGGTAAGCCAAAATGTGCAATACAAACCCGTCAACGTGGACACCGTAGTGGAAGACTGCATTGCTGGCCTTCGAACGGCGACGTTACTTCGCCCAGAGGACGAGATTGTGTCGCGTTGGCACCACATTGAGAAGAAGGGCTACCCGATCCCATTCGTGGGCCGCAacgagctgctggaggaggtgcagccgGTACTGCGTGACAAGTATCAGATCTATTCACGCGGCCGCTTCGGCGCATGGCGGTACGAGGTAGCAAATCAAGATCACTCGTTGATGCAAGGCGTCGAGGCAGTGGGACACATCTTTCACGGCACCGATGAGGACACCGTGCATAAACCAGAAAAGGTCAATACCCAGCGCGGTGAGATGCGCTGCACATTGTCGTCGACGGCCTCGTAG
- a CDS encoding RNA-binding protein, putative translates to MSGTPMQTRFGCYIGNIDRSVTIDMLKQVFCQCGTIIDCSLNGREGDPYRFGFIDFATEDDRARAMKYNGFTLVGRKLKVGVSKGNVNKPEGYATGNGAGGGHSRMGGNRHYNNDGGMMMSVNGLSPQQQMEARLLLQFLQEGKMDPRQLSPAQQQLLITCLGHGNSGNAVNGSSTNSDSSTPASAQQLQMGVMGSSAMQSSLPLPTMHNSGNMMGDAAAFMPNPNTGNAAPGAGVPMMGGGAPQGIHINMGPSMMDPMSGGYGMMPPRQPQPQQWGDMPINGPGMYPPKMCGPPLRQQPQVPMQAGQQQPYGLGGGAASISGPGAADQNRGGFINPPPAAETLKLREKQREQFFEVVRKDAEKYERKLQEKKAQSTAGGDAERSADSSASDDDEDKKPAKRSKKESSK, encoded by the coding sequence ATGTCAGGCACGCCCATGCAGACCCGCTTCGGGTGTTACATCGGCAACATTGACCGCTCCGTCACGATCGATATGCTGAAGCAGGTGTTCTGCCAGTGCGGCACGATCATCGACTGCTCCCTGAATGGGCGTGAGGGCGACCCGTACCGCTTTGGGTTTATTGACTTCGCTACGGAGGATGACCGCGCTCGCGCCATGAAGTACAACGGCTTCACCCTCGTCGGCCGCAAGCTGAAGGTCGGCGTGAGCAAGGGCAACGTGAACAAACCTGAAGGTTATGCGACCGGtaacggcgccggcggtggccacTCGCGCATGGGCGGCAACCGCCACTACAACAACGATGGCGGAATGATGATGAGCGTCAACGGTctctcgccgcagcagcagatggagGCACGATTGCTCCTCCAGTTCCTTCAGGAGGGCAAGATGGACCCGCGGCAGCTCtcaccggcgcagcagcagctgctcatTACCTGTCTCGGTcacggcaacagcggcaacgcAGTCAACGGGAGCAGCACGAACAGCGACAGTAgtacgccggcgtcggcgcagcagctgcagatggGAGTaatgggcagcagcgccatgcagtcatcgctgccgctgcccacAATGCACAATAGCGGCAATATGATgggcgatgctgctgcgttcATGCCAAACCCGAACACTGGCAACGCCGCccccggcgccggcgtgcccATgatgggtggtggtgccccCCAAGGGATTCACATCAACATGGGGCCCAGCATGATGGACCCGATGAGTGGCGGTTACGGgatgatgccgccgcgccagccgcagccgcagcagtgggGTGATATGCCAATAAACGGGCCTGGCATGTACCCGCCCAAGATGTGTGGGCCGCCTCTcaggcagcagccgcaggtGCCGATGCAAGCGGGCCAACAGCAACCGTACGGCCtaggcggcggtgcagcgtcgATTAGCGGACCTGGTGCGGCGGACCAGAACCGCGGCGGCTTCATAAACcctccaccggcggcggAAACGCTAAAGCTGCGGGAGAAGCAACGGGAGCAGTTTTTCGAAGTGGTCCGAAAGGACGCGGAGAAGTACGAGCGAAAGTTGcaggagaagaaggcgcagTCGACGGCTGGCGGTGATGCCGAGCGCAGCGCTGACAGCTCTGCCTCCGACGATGATGAGGACAAAAAGCCGGCGAAGAGGTCGAAAAAGGAATCGTCCAAGTAA